From the genome of Colwellia psychrerythraea 34H, one region includes:
- the ybaK gene encoding Cys-tRNA(Pro) deacylase, with protein sequence MTPGINAAKKSKISYHVHEYSHDAASGSYGDEAAQKLGISSERVFKTLVVSIDNKALVVAIIPVSAMLSMKLIAKAHGGKKATMALKTDVERSTGYVLGGVSPLGQKKRLNTFIDSSSVQFTTVFVSAGKRGLEIELSPQDLKQLTQAKLTELCQ encoded by the coding sequence ATTAATGCCGCCAAGAAGAGTAAAATTAGTTATCACGTTCATGAATATTCACATGATGCAGCAAGTGGATCCTACGGAGATGAAGCAGCACAAAAGCTTGGCATCTCAAGTGAAAGAGTTTTTAAAACTTTAGTGGTGAGTATTGATAACAAAGCACTGGTCGTTGCCATAATACCTGTGTCGGCGATGTTGAGTATGAAGTTAATAGCTAAAGCACATGGTGGTAAAAAAGCCACTATGGCATTAAAAACCGATGTTGAACGTTCTACGGGTTATGTACTCGGTGGTGTTAGTCCGCTGGGACAAAAGAAGCGCTTGAATACTTTTATTGATTCATCATCAGTCCAATTTACTACGGTGTTTGTTAGTGCTGGTAAAAGAGGTTTGGAGATAGAGTTAAGCCCACAAGATTTAAAACAACTGACTCAAGCCAAATTAACTGAGCTCTGTCAGTAA
- a CDS encoding M28 family metallopeptidase, with product MIKKIGLSLLSAAVLVGCVATTSDDSSKVNSSQGNSAQDISASYDSINTAQLIEHVKVLSSDKFGGRAPSSEGERLTLEYLTEQFTAIGFKPGNGDSFLQEVPLVSIEASSDMTLSIGGKNYQHGTDMVMGSARISELEQLKNSELVFVGYGVNAPEYNWNDYKDLDVKGKTVVILVNDPGFATQDPEVFNGNAMTYYGRWTYKYEEASRQGAEGAIIIHETAPASYGWSVVKNSWTGPQFSFQRDDLNKDRVAVEGWVNSTVAAELFAKAGLDFDKMKERAAQGSFNIDMGNLDASITVKNTIKKSISYNFIATLPGQKQAGEHILYSAHWDHLGTDLTKTGDQIYNGARDNATGTAALIEVAEAFSKLPNRPDRSVTFLAVTAEEQGLLGSKFYAANPVIPAAKTVANINMDALNANGKSKDVAVYGLGQSELDNFLTKAALKQNRIISGDPRPAAGIYYRSDHFAFANVGIPALYAKGGSIPADQATAELRAKLDPILSKCYHGLCDEYTQDWDLTGAVEDMQLFFEIGVELSESDIWPQWSKTSEFKR from the coding sequence ATGATAAAAAAAATTGGATTATCGCTTTTATCGGCCGCAGTGCTGGTAGGTTGTGTTGCAACAACGTCTGATGACTCTTCGAAAGTTAACTCCTCACAAGGGAATAGCGCCCAAGATATTAGTGCTAGCTATGACAGCATTAATACAGCGCAATTAATTGAACACGTAAAAGTATTATCTTCTGATAAATTTGGTGGTCGTGCGCCATCAAGCGAAGGTGAAAGACTAACTCTTGAATATTTAACTGAGCAGTTTACTGCTATTGGCTTTAAGCCAGGTAATGGTGACAGCTTTTTACAAGAAGTACCGTTAGTATCCATTGAAGCGTCAAGCGATATGACATTGTCTATTGGTGGTAAAAACTACCAGCACGGCACTGATATGGTAATGGGCAGTGCTCGAATCAGTGAATTAGAGCAGCTTAAAAATTCTGAGCTTGTTTTTGTTGGTTACGGTGTTAATGCGCCAGAATACAATTGGAACGATTATAAAGATCTTGATGTTAAGGGTAAAACGGTTGTTATTTTAGTTAATGATCCAGGTTTTGCTACACAAGACCCTGAAGTTTTCAATGGTAATGCCATGACCTATTATGGTCGTTGGACTTACAAATATGAAGAAGCGAGCCGTCAAGGTGCTGAAGGGGCAATTATCATTCATGAAACTGCACCGGCTTCATATGGCTGGTCGGTAGTTAAAAACTCTTGGACTGGTCCACAATTTAGTTTTCAACGTGATGATTTAAATAAAGATCGCGTTGCAGTGGAAGGTTGGGTTAACAGCACTGTTGCAGCTGAGTTATTTGCAAAAGCAGGTCTAGATTTTGATAAAATGAAAGAACGCGCCGCACAAGGCAGTTTTAATATTGATATGGGTAATTTAGATGCCTCTATTACGGTTAAAAATACTATAAAAAAATCAATTTCATATAATTTTATTGCAACTTTACCTGGTCAAAAACAAGCGGGCGAGCATATTTTATACTCAGCGCATTGGGATCACTTAGGTACAGATTTAACCAAAACAGGCGACCAAATTTATAATGGTGCCCGTGATAATGCGACAGGTACGGCAGCTTTGATTGAAGTAGCAGAAGCTTTTTCAAAATTACCGAATCGACCTGACCGTTCAGTAACATTCTTAGCGGTAACGGCAGAAGAGCAGGGCTTACTTGGTTCAAAGTTTTATGCAGCAAATCCAGTAATTCCAGCAGCTAAAACCGTTGCTAACATTAACATGGATGCACTAAATGCTAATGGTAAGAGTAAAGATGTCGCGGTATATGGTTTAGGACAATCTGAACTTGATAACTTTTTAACGAAAGCGGCTTTAAAACAAAACCGTATAATTTCAGGTGATCCTAGACCAGCAGCGGGAATTTACTATCGCTCTGATCATTTCGCTTTTGCTAACGTTGGTATTCCTGCCTTATATGCAAAAGGTGGTTCTATCCCGGCTGACCAAGCAACGGCAGAGTTAAGAGCCAAGTTAGATCCAATTCTTAGCAAGTGTTATCACGGTCTTTGTGATGAATATACGCAAGATTGGGATTTAACGGGCGCTGTTGAAGATATGCAATTGTTCTTTGAAATTGGCGTTGAGTTATCTGAATCAGATATTTGGCCACAATGGAGCAAAACGTCTGAGTTTAAACGATAA
- a CDS encoding CPXCG motif-containing cysteine-rich protein: MELNQLSEKTIGCPYCGESIKVLIDASELDQQYIEDCQVCCKPINFIISESIDGELTVNVYSEDEAF; the protein is encoded by the coding sequence ATGGAATTAAATCAATTATCTGAAAAAACTATCGGTTGTCCATACTGCGGTGAATCAATCAAGGTGCTCATTGATGCATCCGAATTGGACCAACAGTACATTGAAGATTGCCAAGTATGTTGTAAACCGATAAATTTCATTATTTCTGAAAGTATTGATGGTGAGCTTACCGTGAATGTTTATAGCGAAGATGAAGCATTTTAA
- a CDS encoding PaaI family thioesterase, whose amino-acid sequence MISKEELTEFLHSEFPQTKCSIDEVGNRGAIVRHRVGQDELRPGGTVSGPVMMTTADVALYVAILGEIGLVPLAVTTSLTINFLRKPSPQMDIIGKCTLIKVGRILVVGEVELYSDGEAEPVAHVIGTYSIPPTKINND is encoded by the coding sequence ATGATTTCTAAAGAAGAACTAACCGAGTTCCTACACTCTGAATTTCCTCAAACAAAATGTTCGATTGATGAAGTTGGGAATCGAGGAGCAATCGTTAGACACAGGGTTGGACAAGATGAATTGCGCCCCGGTGGCACTGTCTCTGGTCCCGTAATGATGACCACGGCTGATGTTGCTCTGTACGTGGCAATCTTAGGCGAAATTGGGCTTGTGCCACTCGCCGTCACTACCAGTTTAACGATTAACTTTCTTCGTAAACCTTCACCGCAAATGGATATTATCGGCAAGTGTACCTTGATAAAAGTCGGAAGAATTCTTGTAGTTGGCGAGGTTGAGTTGTATTCCGATGGTGAAGCAGAGCCGGTAGCCCATGTTATTGGCACGTACTCCATACCTCCGACAAAAATTAATAATGACTAA
- a CDS encoding nuclear transport factor 2 family protein produces the protein MKKRFITLFGLLVLAITYAQTAIATEQEVKNTIVNDNAYVKKNLKVPEGTYSKEGAMEFWSSGGLIQHVKADGRLEEYDSFNIDVKHIDVTILVPDEVAIAHYYSEGSMTPKGSPAVSNYRTRVSQIYTKEAGKWKVRSSHWSPITGGSGTSQTAIVE, from the coding sequence ATGAAAAAACGATTCATAACACTCTTTGGATTGTTAGTTCTCGCTATTACCTATGCCCAGACAGCGATTGCGACCGAGCAAGAAGTCAAAAATACTATCGTAAACGATAATGCTTATGTTAAAAAAAATCTTAAGGTACCTGAAGGCACTTATTCTAAAGAAGGTGCTATGGAGTTCTGGTCTAGTGGCGGACTCATTCAACATGTTAAAGCAGACGGTCGATTAGAAGAATATGACTCTTTCAATATCGATGTTAAACATATTGATGTGACTATTTTAGTACCTGATGAAGTTGCAATAGCGCACTATTATTCCGAGGGTTCTATGACGCCAAAAGGAAGTCCTGCGGTCAGTAATTATAGGACCCGAGTTAGTCAGATATATACTAAAGAAGCGGGGAAATGGAAGGTACGATCGTCACATTGGTCACCGATAACGGGTGGTTCAGGTACAAGTCAAACCGCCATAGTTGAATAA
- the tmpT gene encoding thiopurine S-methyltransferase: MDSNFWHQLWESNEIGFHQRAVNPLLAEYINTLSLAEGDRLFLPLCGKTLDIAWLLSKGYRVAGAELNKPAVEQLFSELGVEPRISTLGNLDCYSAENIDIFVGDIFELSSEILGGVDAIYDRAALVALPDQMRKKYRAHLLEITRIAPQLLLTFEYDQTVMEGPPFSISPDDIKQYYSDKYSLSLLKKIDVPGGLKGKCEASETIWLLSAI; encoded by the coding sequence ATGGATTCAAATTTTTGGCATCAACTATGGGAAAGCAATGAAATAGGGTTTCATCAACGTGCCGTTAACCCGTTATTAGCTGAATATATCAATACCCTTTCTTTAGCTGAAGGTGACCGACTATTTTTACCCTTATGCGGTAAAACGCTTGATATTGCCTGGTTACTCTCTAAAGGTTATCGTGTTGCTGGAGCTGAACTAAATAAACCTGCCGTAGAACAGTTATTCAGTGAACTTGGCGTAGAGCCAAGGATTTCAACATTAGGAAATTTAGACTGCTATAGTGCAGAAAATATCGATATATTTGTAGGTGATATTTTTGAGCTATCTTCTGAAATATTAGGTGGCGTTGATGCCATTTATGACAGAGCTGCATTGGTTGCCTTACCAGATCAGATGCGTAAGAAATATAGAGCACATTTACTTGAAATTACCCGTATTGCGCCACAACTGCTACTCACTTTTGAATATGATCAAACAGTAATGGAAGGTCCCCCTTTTTCGATTAGTCCAGATGATATTAAGCAGTATTACTCGGATAAATACAGCTTGAGTCTTCTCAAAAAAATAGACGTACCTGGTGGTTTAAAGGGTAAATGTGAAGCGAGTGAAACTATTTGGCTACTGTCGGCCATCTAA
- a CDS encoding DinB family protein, producing the protein MSLSKNFKMMSLYNQRINSQLMAHCLTLPSETLEKDTHSFFPNIISYWNHILFGDLILMGRLASNNIANLSPLDLSAFPKPGSPQDLYHTNLLDIALLRTQVDALLIRYCDNLTEEDCDRFITYTTTEGVAITKAVADVTQHIFNHQTHHRGQLTCVLSQAGINYGCMDLPVIVAEGSR; encoded by the coding sequence TTGAGTTTATCAAAAAATTTTAAAATGATGTCGCTATATAATCAGCGGATAAATAGCCAATTAATGGCACATTGTCTGACGCTACCAAGTGAAACCTTAGAAAAAGACACTCACTCCTTTTTCCCCAATATTATCAGCTATTGGAATCATATTTTGTTTGGTGATTTGATTTTAATGGGCCGTTTAGCTTCAAATAATATAGCGAATCTGTCGCCATTAGATTTATCAGCATTTCCAAAGCCTGGTTCACCACAAGACCTTTATCACACTAACTTACTCGATATTGCCTTATTAAGAACACAAGTTGATGCGTTACTTATTCGCTATTGCGATAATTTAACTGAAGAGGATTGTGATAGATTTATTACTTATACCACCACTGAAGGTGTCGCTATAACCAAAGCGGTTGCAGATGTTACTCAGCATATTTTTAATCATCAAACTCATCATCGAGGACAATTAACCTGTGTATTGAGTCAGGCTGGTATTAATTATGGTTGTATGGATTTACCTGTGATTGTTGCAGAAGGCAGTCGTTAA
- a CDS encoding PfaD family polyunsaturated fatty acid/polyketide biosynthesis protein yields MSNLSYSNANPIDWAWKVDSSAVKANDVEIKSALMDLTKPVYVAKSANSFGVVNATAATGDTDVVAFAQKLTPQDLGDDAYKKQHGVKYAYHGGAMANGIASVELVVALGKAGFLCSFGAAGLVPDAVEDAIKRIQAELPNGPYAVNLIHAPAEEALERGAVERFLKLGVKTVEASAYLGLTEHIVWYRLAGLSKNSDGSVKIGNKVIAKVSRTEVGRRFMEPAPQKLIDKLLAQGKVTQEQAELSKLVPMADDITAEADSGGHTDNRPFLTLLPTIIALRDEVQAQYNFSPALRVGAGGGIGTPEAALAAFNMGSAYIVLGSVNQACVEAGASEYTRKLLAQVEMADVTMAPAADMFEMGVKLQVVKRGSMFAMRAKKLYELYINYDSIEAIPADERLKIEKQIFRSNLDDVWAGTEAFFTERDPEMLARAQSSPKRKMALIFRWYLGLSSRWSNTGEKGREMDYQIWAGPSLGAFNSWVKGTYLEDYTRRGAVDVALHMLKGAAYLQRVNQLKLQGVSLSTELAGYRSED; encoded by the coding sequence ATGTCAAATTTAAGTTATAGCAATGCCAATCCAATTGATTGGGCATGGAAAGTTGATAGCAGCGCTGTTAAAGCCAATGATGTAGAAATAAAGTCAGCGTTAATGGATTTAACAAAGCCGGTTTATGTCGCAAAATCTGCTAATAGTTTTGGTGTAGTAAACGCTACTGCAGCTACCGGTGATACGGATGTTGTCGCTTTTGCTCAAAAGCTAACTCCGCAAGATTTAGGTGATGATGCTTATAAAAAGCAGCATGGCGTTAAATACGCTTATCATGGCGGCGCTATGGCTAATGGCATTGCCTCAGTTGAGCTCGTTGTCGCTTTAGGCAAAGCCGGTTTTTTATGTTCATTCGGCGCTGCTGGATTAGTACCAGATGCTGTTGAAGATGCGATTAAACGTATCCAAGCAGAATTACCTAATGGTCCTTATGCGGTAAATTTAATACATGCACCAGCGGAAGAAGCATTAGAGCGTGGCGCTGTTGAACGCTTTTTAAAGCTTGGCGTTAAAACAGTAGAAGCTTCAGCTTATTTAGGGTTAACCGAACATATCGTTTGGTATCGTTTAGCGGGTTTATCTAAAAATAGCGATGGCAGCGTAAAGATCGGCAATAAAGTTATTGCAAAGGTATCGCGAACTGAAGTTGGTCGTCGCTTTATGGAGCCTGCGCCACAAAAACTAATTGATAAGCTACTGGCTCAAGGTAAAGTCACCCAAGAGCAAGCTGAGCTTTCAAAGCTTGTACCTATGGCTGATGATATAACCGCTGAAGCAGACTCTGGTGGCCATACCGATAATCGACCTTTCTTAACCTTATTGCCGACGATTATAGCGCTTCGTGATGAAGTTCAAGCACAGTACAACTTCTCTCCAGCGCTACGTGTTGGTGCTGGTGGTGGTATTGGTACCCCTGAAGCTGCATTAGCTGCCTTTAATATGGGCTCAGCTTATATTGTTTTAGGCTCGGTAAACCAAGCATGTGTTGAAGCTGGCGCTTCTGAATACACTCGTAAGTTACTGGCTCAGGTTGAAATGGCCGATGTTACTATGGCACCAGCGGCAGATATGTTTGAAATGGGCGTGAAGTTGCAAGTTGTTAAGCGTGGTTCAATGTTCGCTATGCGCGCGAAGAAACTTTACGAGCTGTACATTAACTATGACTCAATTGAAGCTATTCCAGCCGACGAACGTCTTAAGATTGAAAAGCAGATATTTCGCTCTAATCTTGATGATGTTTGGGCAGGTACTGAAGCCTTTTTCACTGAACGTGATCCTGAAATGTTGGCGCGAGCACAATCTAGCCCTAAACGTAAAATGGCGCTAATTTTCCGTTGGTATTTAGGATTAAGCTCTCGCTGGTCAAATACCGGCGAGAAAGGCCGTGAAATGGATTATCAAATTTGGGCAGGCCCAAGTCTTGGCGCATTTAACAGCTGGGTAAAAGGCACTTACTTAGAAGATTATACTCGCCGTGGCGCCGTAGACGTTGCTTTGCATATGTTAAAAGGTGCAGCCTACTTACAACGAGTTAATCAGCTAAAACTACAAGGTGTTAGCTTAAGCACTGAACTGGCTGGCTATCGTAGCGAAGATTAG
- a CDS encoding GIY-YIG nuclease family protein — translation MKQPAVYILANKKNGTLYIGVTSDLVKRIWQHKNHVVSGFTEEYEVHQLVYFEQLDDMENAITREKVIKKWNRAWKIRLIEQNNPKWLDLYNDIV, via the coding sequence ATGAAACAGCCAGCGGTATATATACTAGCGAATAAGAAGAACGGAACTTTATATATTGGTGTTACCAGTGATTTAGTTAAGCGTATCTGGCAGCATAAAAATCATGTTGTTAGTGGGTTTACCGAAGAGTATGAAGTGCATCAGTTGGTATACTTTGAACAGCTAGATGATATGGAAAATGCCATTACTCGCGAAAAAGTAATAAAGAAATGGAATAGGGCTTGGAAAATCAGGCTAATAGAGCAGAACAATCCTAAGTGGCTAGATTTGTATAATGATATTGTGTAG